A genomic stretch from Candidatus Margulisiibacteriota bacterium includes:
- a CDS encoding SDR family oxidoreductase, with translation MDNKNYTLITGGSCGIGLALAYEFARHGHNLILVSRKKETLEETAKQIRKQYPVEVITIAQDLTLTDSANQLFQECEKQNLEINILVNNAGFGNYGFFAHTDTQTDLELITLNITALTHLTKLFLPAMIQKKSGQILNVGSMAAFYPGPFMDTYFASKAYVVSFSEALNEEVRCLGIKVSCLCPGPTESNFGKRANYKFKSHNKIKMTAEDVARITYKNMMKKKVIIIPGTKNKLLYYANLLIPRFLKPRVVKYYSGFKDFEVQC, from the coding sequence ATGGACAATAAAAACTACACATTAATTACTGGCGGATCTTGTGGCATAGGACTTGCTCTGGCCTATGAGTTTGCTAGACATGGGCATAATCTAATTCTTGTATCTAGAAAAAAAGAAACACTAGAAGAAACTGCCAAACAAATAAGGAAACAGTATCCAGTAGAAGTAATAACTATTGCTCAAGATTTGACCTTAACTGATTCTGCAAACCAACTATTTCAAGAATGTGAAAAACAAAACCTAGAAATTAACATTCTGGTGAACAATGCCGGATTTGGTAACTATGGGTTCTTTGCTCATACAGACACACAAACAGACCTAGAATTAATCACACTCAACATCACAGCACTAACTCATCTCACAAAGCTATTTCTGCCTGCTATGATACAAAAAAAATCAGGGCAAATATTAAATGTTGGCTCCATGGCAGCTTTCTACCCTGGACCATTCATGGATACTTACTTCGCTAGCAAAGCTTATGTGGTGAGTTTCTCGGAAGCACTTAACGAAGAAGTCCGTTGTCTAGGAATAAAGGTTAGTTGTCTCTGCCCTGGTCCCACTGAAAGCAACTTTGGAAAACGTGCTAACTACAAATTTAAGTCTCATAATAAAATTAAAATGACAGCAGAGGATGTTGCCAGAATAACCTATAAAAATATGATGAAAAAGAAAGTTATAATTATACCTGGCACTAAAAATAAGCTACTTTACTATGCAAATCTATTAATCCCACGTTTTCTAAAACCACGAGTCGTCAAATACTACAGTGGGTTTAAGGACTTTGAAGTTCAGTGTTAA
- the thiS gene encoding sulfur carrier protein ThiS — protein MNVTVNGELKSIKKGSYISGLLSAFSIKPEAVVVELNLKIISKELWDTTILKENDKVEIVRFVGGG, from the coding sequence ATGAACGTAACGGTTAATGGAGAACTAAAGTCTATTAAAAAGGGAAGTTACATTAGTGGATTATTGTCTGCTTTTTCTATTAAACCTGAGGCAGTCGTTGTAGAACTTAATCTTAAAATAATTAGTAAAGAGCTTTGGGATACAACTATTCTGAAAGAGAACGATAAGGTAGAAATTGTTAGGTTTGTTGGTGGAGGATGA
- the cysK gene encoding cysteine synthase A, translated as MSKIYKNISETIGRTPLVRLNRMTEGLNAEVLVKLESFNPLSSVKDRLGVAMIESAEKKGLINKDTVLIEPTSGNTGIALAFISASRGYRLILTMPETMSMERRQLLKIFGAELILTEGSKGMKGAIDKANELNKEIPNSLVLHQFDNPANPEIHRLTTAEEIWRDTDGTVDYFVAGVGTGGTITGVGETLKKKNSAVKIVAVEPIESSVLSGGKPGPHKIQGLGAGFVPSIYKAKFTDEIIKVDAQVAGETSRQLARQEGILVGISSGAALWAALEVAKRPEAKGKVIVVVLPDTGERYLSTWLFQEEASA; from the coding sequence ATGAGTAAAATTTACAAAAACATTTCAGAAACAATAGGAAGAACACCACTTGTTAGATTGAATAGAATGACGGAAGGTTTAAACGCTGAGGTTTTAGTTAAGCTAGAATCGTTTAATCCACTTTCAAGTGTTAAAGACAGGCTAGGTGTTGCAATGATAGAGTCTGCCGAGAAAAAGGGGTTAATTAATAAAGACACTGTTCTAATTGAGCCAACCAGCGGCAATACTGGTATTGCACTAGCTTTTATTTCTGCTTCAAGAGGGTATAGGCTTATTTTGACTATGCCAGAAACAATGAGCATGGAACGCAGGCAATTACTGAAGATTTTTGGTGCGGAACTTATTCTTACTGAGGGTTCTAAGGGTATGAAAGGTGCCATTGATAAGGCAAATGAATTGAATAAAGAGATTCCTAATAGTTTGGTCTTACATCAATTTGATAATCCAGCAAATCCAGAGATACATCGGCTTACTACAGCAGAAGAAATATGGAGAGACACAGATGGAACAGTCGATTATTTTGTGGCTGGAGTTGGAACTGGAGGAACGATTACTGGCGTAGGTGAAACTCTAAAGAAAAAGAATTCTGCTGTGAAAATAGTTGCTGTGGAGCCTATAGAATCTTCAGTTCTTTCTGGTGGTAAGCCTGGACCACACAAGATTCAGGGGCTTGGCGCTGGGTTTGTCCCTTCTATTTATAAGGCTAAGTTTACAGATGAAATAATTAAAGTAGACGCTCAAGTGGCTGGAGAAACTTCAAGACAGCTAGCAAGACAAGAAGGAATTTTGGTAGGTATTTCCAGTGGGGCCGCGTTATGGGCAGCGCTAGAAGTAGCTAAAAGACCTGAGGCTAAAGGTAAGGTTATTGTTGTAGTGTTGCCTGATACAGGAGAGAGATACCTTTCTACTTGGTTGTTTCAAGAGGAAGCATCCGCATGA
- a CDS encoding O-acetylhomoserine aminocarboxypropyltransferase/cysteine synthase has protein sequence MTKDKQLNPETILIHGGQEADSTTGARAVPIYQTTSYQFKSTDHAANLFGLKEFGNIYTRLMNPTSDVFEKRVEQLEGGVGALAVASGSSAITLAILNLAQAGDEIISLDNLYGGTYTLFHYTFAKLGIKVVFIDSATPEKITQAITAKTKAIYAESIGNPKNNVTDLELIAKIAHDNKLPFIVDNTVTPYLLRPFDFGADIIVYSATKFIGGHGTSLGGVIVDSGKFDWTVKEYGKSKFPLIADPDPSYHGINFVDAMKPLGNIAYIIKARVVLLRDLGPALSPFNSFLFLQGLETLHLRMARHCENALKVAEYLQGHKKVVWVNYPGLSSSPEKPKVKKYLPKGAGAILGFGIKGGLESGKNFINSLKLVSHLANIGDAKTLAIHPASTTHQQLSEAEQLATGVSQDYIRLSIGIEHIDDILADIEQALESI, from the coding sequence ATGACAAAAGACAAACAGTTAAACCCAGAAACAATTCTTATACATGGAGGACAAGAGGCTGATTCTACTACCGGGGCTAGAGCCGTTCCTATTTATCAGACAACATCTTATCAGTTTAAGAGCACTGACCATGCAGCAAATTTATTTGGGTTAAAAGAGTTTGGAAACATTTATACTAGACTAATGAACCCAACTTCTGATGTTTTTGAAAAGAGAGTTGAGCAGTTAGAGGGTGGAGTAGGGGCCTTAGCTGTTGCCTCTGGTTCCTCGGCAATAACCTTAGCTATTCTTAACCTTGCTCAAGCTGGCGATGAGATTATTTCTTTGGATAATCTCTACGGTGGTACATATACATTATTTCATTACACTTTTGCTAAACTGGGTATTAAAGTGGTATTTATTGATTCTGCTACACCAGAGAAGATAACGCAGGCAATTACAGCAAAGACAAAGGCAATTTATGCAGAAAGTATTGGTAACCCAAAAAATAATGTGACAGATTTAGAGTTAATTGCAAAGATTGCTCACGATAACAAATTGCCCTTTATTGTGGATAACACAGTTACTCCATATCTACTTCGTCCATTTGATTTTGGTGCAGACATAATTGTATATTCTGCAACCAAGTTTATTGGCGGACATGGTACATCTTTAGGCGGAGTGATTGTTGATTCTGGAAAATTTGATTGGACTGTAAAAGAATACGGAAAAAGTAAATTTCCATTGATTGCGGATCCTGATCCTAGTTACCATGGGATAAATTTTGTAGATGCTATGAAACCATTAGGAAACATAGCTTACATTATTAAAGCGAGGGTAGTCTTATTAAGAGATCTTGGTCCAGCGCTTTCTCCTTTTAATTCGTTTTTATTTCTTCAAGGATTAGAAACGCTTCATTTAAGAATGGCTAGGCATTGTGAAAATGCCTTAAAAGTTGCGGAGTATTTGCAAGGACATAAGAAAGTTGTTTGGGTTAATTATCCAGGTCTTTCTTCCAGCCCAGAGAAGCCTAAAGTGAAGAAGTATTTACCAAAAGGCGCAGGAGCTATTCTTGGATTTGGTATAAAAGGAGGATTAGAATCTGGCAAAAATTTTATTAATTCCTTAAAACTTGTTTCACATCTTGCGAATATTGGTGATGCCAAAACTTTAGCTATCCACCCTGCGAGCACAACGCATCAGCAGTTATCGGAAGCTGAGCAGTTAGCGACTGGTGTTTCTCAGGATTACATCAGGCTATCTATTGGAATTGAACATATTGATGATATTTTGGCTGATATTGAACAAGCATTGGAAAGTATCTAA